Proteins encoded in a region of the Synechococcus sp. BIOS-U3-1 genome:
- a CDS encoding 2Fe-2S iron-sulfur cluster-binding protein encodes MTSGHNRVEILWPDGQRSVSYNGEDWLSAARQAGVHVPTGCMGGSCGACEIDVDGSTVRACISTVPASASGQLKVELATDPYW; translated from the coding sequence GTGACCTCTGGGCACAACAGGGTGGAAATCTTGTGGCCGGACGGCCAGCGCAGCGTCAGCTACAACGGCGAGGACTGGTTGTCGGCGGCGCGGCAGGCCGGCGTGCATGTGCCCACTGGCTGCATGGGAGGGAGCTGCGGCGCCTGCGAGATCGATGTCGATGGCTCCACCGTGAGGGCCTGCATCAGCACCGTGCCTGCGTCAGCATCAGGCCAGCTCAAGGTGGAGTTGGCCACCGACCCTTACTGGTGA
- a CDS encoding chloride channel protein has product MSTTLMLQKWIWGASVERGLPTDRSLLWCLAWSGTIGVALSLLQRHRSNSALPEMSETLAELQEPEGLNTHHGLRQVIGGMLAITGGGTLGPEALMTRLVAVASHAIWKGADRDLVAAAMAGSLGLFRSPLVGGAAIAGCQWELIWRWLPGTIGGVAGFVAFHGLSDLGGGMRGVAYAWPSDPSQRLGALLAAILAGLAGWLAGQLIKCWRQWLHQLELLQRFWWIPIGTGLLIGFCLWGLPLAGFSGENQLQPLVLNKWTLDTSVLMLSALAKLLMVGLCLETGWRGGQFFPVILASSAFGMGLHQWIPWIGSIDTWSAGVVGGCLAVLLNSPLLGLVLGLTLLQGHGAGALVIGLLVGLILQRRH; this is encoded by the coding sequence GTGAGCACCACACTGATGCTTCAAAAATGGATCTGGGGTGCATCGGTCGAGCGGGGTTTACCCACCGATCGTTCCTTGCTGTGGTGCCTGGCCTGGTCGGGAACGATCGGCGTGGCTCTCAGCCTGCTGCAACGGCATCGTTCAAACAGTGCGCTGCCCGAGATGTCGGAGACGCTCGCTGAACTACAGGAGCCGGAAGGGTTAAACACGCATCACGGCCTCAGGCAAGTGATCGGAGGCATGCTGGCTATCACGGGCGGGGGAACACTGGGTCCGGAGGCGTTAATGACACGCCTCGTCGCCGTTGCGAGCCATGCCATCTGGAAAGGCGCGGATCGCGACCTGGTAGCTGCCGCAATGGCTGGCTCTTTGGGATTGTTCCGCTCACCTCTAGTAGGCGGCGCTGCCATAGCAGGATGTCAGTGGGAGCTGATTTGGCGCTGGCTGCCAGGAACCATTGGTGGCGTTGCTGGTTTTGTGGCTTTCCACGGTTTAAGTGACCTGGGCGGAGGGATGCGAGGCGTGGCCTATGCCTGGCCCTCTGATCCCTCGCAACGATTGGGTGCGTTGCTGGCGGCAATACTCGCTGGGCTTGCGGGTTGGTTGGCAGGTCAGTTGATCAAATGCTGGCGGCAGTGGCTGCACCAGCTTGAGCTTTTACAACGCTTCTGGTGGATACCAATCGGCACAGGGTTGCTGATTGGTTTCTGCCTCTGGGGTTTACCACTGGCAGGCTTCTCGGGGGAGAACCAGTTACAACCCCTCGTGCTGAACAAATGGACGCTGGATACGAGCGTCCTGATGCTGTCAGCGCTGGCCAAATTACTGATGGTCGGACTTTGCCTTGAGACCGGATGGAGAGGCGGCCAGTTTTTTCCGGTGATCCTTGCCAGCAGTGCATTTGGAATGGGACTGCACCAATGGATTCCCTGGATTGGCAGCATCGACACCTGGAGTGCTGGTGTTGTCGGAGGGTGCCTTGCGGTGCTGCTCAATTCTCCCCTGCTCGGACTAGTGCTCGGCCTCACTCTGTTGCAGGGCCATGGAGCCGGAGCTCTGGTGATCGGACTGCTGGTGGGTCTGATCCTGCAACGGAGGCACTAA
- a CDS encoding TolC family protein, whose product MTAVQVNPGASAGQVSEQYTLSAEHQADQLLARLDAMRQKIDQSARKISLDEAIALGIRNNPELISAFRSIQHYEWQLIAAQRQWYPTFEISNGAPTLGLDVVTYTTKYYNDPNRTSVSTTPGSAIGSEPLSISQYQNTLNFQPNASISWNFIDPSRQPDINAASEALRQQKLLFEVSARDLILNIQSSYFALQSTRQLIEKFYKIYDINRQLLEVNKARYEIRLVSMLALAQTQTQLYNQLNQLLGYTKQFIEESSTLAMRLGLPADALALPDEKANLYRDWSMTLPQTINRAIESREEILASLAAAEEARWDGISKVNNYLPIILLYGEGSLSMESGVINGFPGGDNTQYEQLRTQWDGAVGLGFEWTWDGGVDAATARSDNAQEEMERSKATMNRLKAVQQVRSSFGQYEISRVAVDSARLAYKSAQVAQEAARARYEIGLGDITSIVQTIEQLGTASVSLSDSILNYNNSVAQLYRYSATWPGESDQLVRQQEKNLR is encoded by the coding sequence GTGACCGCTGTTCAGGTCAACCCTGGGGCATCAGCCGGTCAAGTATCCGAGCAATACACTCTCTCCGCCGAACATCAGGCTGATCAGCTTCTGGCAAGACTAGATGCCATGCGACAGAAAATTGATCAGTCTGCTCGTAAAATATCTCTTGATGAAGCGATTGCGCTGGGGATTCGCAATAATCCCGAACTGATTTCAGCCTTTCGATCTATTCAGCATTATGAATGGCAATTGATTGCTGCGCAACGTCAATGGTACCCCACTTTTGAAATCAGTAACGGAGCGCCTACACTCGGCTTGGATGTTGTTACTTATACGACTAAATACTACAATGATCCAAATCGAACATCTGTCAGTACAACTCCCGGCAGCGCTATAGGTAGTGAACCTCTTTCGATATCTCAATATCAAAACACTTTAAACTTTCAGCCAAATGCTTCTATTTCATGGAATTTTATTGACCCTTCTCGTCAACCTGATATTAACGCGGCGTCTGAAGCCCTGCGCCAACAAAAGTTGCTTTTCGAGGTCAGTGCTCGCGATTTGATTCTCAATATTCAGTCTTCGTATTTTGCTCTGCAAAGTACTCGACAACTGATTGAAAAGTTTTACAAAATTTACGATATTAACCGTCAGCTGCTTGAAGTCAATAAAGCGCGTTATGAAATTCGTTTGGTGTCCATGCTGGCTCTGGCTCAGACACAAACTCAGCTCTACAATCAGTTGAATCAGTTGCTGGGATACACCAAACAATTCATTGAGGAATCATCAACTCTTGCGATGCGTCTTGGCTTGCCGGCTGACGCACTTGCTTTGCCTGATGAGAAGGCCAATCTTTATCGTGACTGGTCTATGACGCTGCCTCAAACAATTAATCGCGCCATCGAATCACGAGAGGAGATTCTTGCCAGTCTTGCTGCGGCAGAGGAAGCGCGTTGGGATGGGATCAGCAAGGTAAACAATTATTTGCCAATTATCCTGCTATACGGAGAGGGTTCTCTTTCGATGGAAAGCGGTGTGATTAACGGTTTCCCCGGTGGTGACAACACTCAGTATGAGCAGCTTCGTACTCAGTGGGATGGTGCCGTTGGCCTGGGATTTGAATGGACCTGGGATGGAGGAGTTGATGCCGCCACGGCTCGTTCTGATAACGCCCAGGAAGAGATGGAGCGTTCCAAGGCCACGATGAATCGTCTCAAGGCAGTTCAGCAGGTTCGCTCCAGTTTTGGGCAATATGAAATTTCGCGAGTTGCCGTCGATAGTGCTCGTTTGGCGTACAAGTCGGCGCAAGTGGCTCAGGAAGCAGCCCGGGCCCGTTATGAGATTGGTCTTGGAGATATCACGTCCATTGTTCAAACGATTGAGCAGTTGGGAACTGCTTCCGTCTCACTATCTGACTCCATTCTTAATTACAATAATTCAGTAGCCCAGCTCTACCGTTACTCGGCAACCTGGCCGGGTGAAAGTGATCAATTAGTGCGTCAGCAGGAGAAAAACCTTAGATGA
- a CDS encoding cobyric acid synthase, which produces MVLGTSSGAGKSLMTAAVCRVLKRRGETPLPFKGQNMSNNAWVDQHGGEMAYSQALQAWAAGLEPMHVMNPVLLKPQGDSTSEVIHLGDSAGTCRAEHYYRDWFDSGWAAIRSGLEDLQASHPGGRLVLEGAGSPVEVNLQSRDLTNLRLAKHLQANCLLVADIERGGVFAQIVGTLQLMKPDERRLIRGLLINRFRGRRELFDEGRRWLDTNTGIPVLGVMPWLDELFPPEDSLDLLERRGRKRSAELEIAVLRLPLLSNFSDLDPLEAEPTVELRWISPGEPLGSPDAVVIPGSKQTLRDLASLRSSGLENQLVRYAKNGGELFGICGGMQMLGAELHDPHGLEGDGPPGQSGGVMTGLGLLPLRTVFSGEKALNQRQALALWPNQQPQLEVEGFELHRGTSEAIEDCDAFSADEGLGWVRDTTSGTYLHGIFENGPWRRRWLNRLRRRRGLADLSEQQPHHSRQRDALLDRLADAFEQHVNLEPLLDTST; this is translated from the coding sequence ATGGTTCTGGGCACCAGCAGTGGAGCAGGTAAGTCGCTGATGACTGCAGCGGTGTGCAGAGTGCTGAAACGTCGAGGCGAAACACCGCTCCCTTTCAAGGGGCAGAACATGAGCAATAACGCCTGGGTTGATCAGCACGGCGGCGAAATGGCGTATTCCCAGGCATTGCAGGCTTGGGCCGCCGGGCTCGAGCCGATGCATGTCATGAACCCTGTATTGCTCAAACCTCAGGGCGACTCAACTAGCGAGGTCATTCACCTCGGCGACTCTGCTGGGACATGCAGGGCAGAGCACTACTACAGGGACTGGTTCGACTCTGGCTGGGCGGCCATCCGCAGTGGTCTCGAAGATCTTCAGGCCAGTCATCCTGGAGGAAGACTGGTGCTCGAGGGGGCCGGCAGTCCAGTGGAGGTGAACCTGCAATCACGCGATCTCACCAACCTGCGACTGGCCAAGCATCTGCAAGCCAATTGCCTGCTGGTTGCCGATATTGAACGTGGAGGCGTGTTCGCCCAGATCGTCGGCACGCTCCAGTTGATGAAACCTGATGAACGGCGACTAATCCGTGGGCTTCTGATCAATCGGTTTCGGGGCAGGAGAGAGCTTTTCGACGAAGGACGACGCTGGCTTGACACCAACACGGGCATTCCGGTGCTGGGAGTAATGCCATGGCTTGACGAGCTCTTCCCGCCTGAAGACTCCCTAGACCTGCTTGAAAGGCGAGGACGCAAGCGCAGCGCCGAGCTGGAGATTGCCGTGTTGAGACTGCCCTTACTCAGCAACTTCTCGGATCTCGACCCCCTGGAAGCGGAGCCAACGGTTGAGCTGCGCTGGATCTCACCGGGCGAACCGCTTGGATCTCCTGATGCCGTGGTAATCCCCGGAAGCAAGCAAACCCTCCGGGATCTTGCTTCTCTGCGCAGCAGTGGACTGGAAAATCAGCTAGTCCGTTACGCCAAGAATGGCGGTGAGCTGTTTGGGATTTGTGGTGGCATGCAGATGCTTGGGGCTGAACTACATGATCCCCATGGACTAGAAGGTGATGGGCCTCCAGGGCAGTCCGGTGGGGTGATGACCGGTCTTGGCCTGCTCCCCCTGCGAACGGTGTTCAGCGGCGAAAAAGCGCTGAATCAGCGGCAAGCGCTTGCGCTTTGGCCGAATCAGCAACCACAGCTGGAGGTGGAGGGCTTCGAACTGCATCGGGGAACCAGTGAAGCCATCGAAGATTGCGATGCATTCAGTGCTGATGAAGGTCTGGGCTGGGTCCGTGACACCACTTCAGGAACCTACCTACATGGAATCTTCGAGAACGGACCCTGGCGACGACGCTGGCTGAACCGCTTGCGACGCAGGCGGGGCCTAGCGGACCTCAGTGAACAGCAACCTCACCACAGTCGTCAGAGAGACGCACTTCTGGACCGATTGGCAGATGCCTTCGAACAGCATGTGAATCTGGAACCACTGCTGGACACATCCACGTGA